CCCCAATCACTTCTTGACGAGAATATCTTTACCATATTCATTATACCTACAGAGAAGATAGCTATAGAACCTACATATAGCTTAATATCAATGGCAAAGGAATATAAAACTAAGACTATAGTCATAGGTTATGAAGGAGATCAGAAACTAGATGAACTTGGCGATATACCTGTAATAAAATTACCAGCAGTAAAGAGACATCTAACACCGATAATTGCAACAATACCACTCCAATTCTTAGCATATAGACTTGGGATAGAGCTTGGAAGACCTATAGATACACCGAGATATCTATCAAAGACTGTTCACTAGAGACATTACAACGTTTCTCAGGACATATAAATTATCACCAGTAGAAGAAACAATGGGATGAATCTATGCCTGTTCTTTCACCAGAGACATTAATGAAACTATTCAATGTTAAAGAAGAGGATCTAGATTGTGGAGGGCTTAAGCTACATTTAGATAAAGTCTTTGTACCTATGGGTATGGGTAAGATATCTAAGGAGTCTAAGACTCTGCCCACATACCAGGAGATTCAAACTAATGAGAATAATGAGTATATCCTAGGTCCAGGAGCATATAAGATTAGATATAGAGAACTTGTAAAAGTCCCTAATAATGCTATAGCATTAGCATTACCAAGATCTACACTATTGCGTATGGGTGCAACAATATATACTGCTGTATGGGATCCTGGCTATGAGGGGAGAGGAGAGGGACTTATGGTCGTCTTTAATAAGGATGGAATTATTATTGAACGTGGAAGTCAAATAGCACAACTCATCTTTATAACCTTAGATAGACCTACATCTTTCATCTATAGAGGGGCCTACTACAGAGAGAATATATATTAATTATTATCTCTTATCTTTTTTCTTGATATCTAGTCCAAGTTCCTTAGCTATGGCATCAAGTAGATCTTTTTTAATTTCTTCACTATCTATAGAATTCAATAACCATATATATGCAAGAGTCCTAAGATTTTTCCTTAATGTGATAGAAAGATTATCTATAGAATCTCTTACCTCTCTAACACTCTGAATTACATGGATTAGTAGCTCTTGAATATGTGTTAATTGATGTGCTATCTCCCCCTGGATAATTCCAGAGGATTCTACTTCTCCCTCACTAGCGTGTTGTTCCTCTTCACTAGCTTCTGACATCTCTCTTGATATTCGCTCCGTTAATTCTCTCAAATCGTCCTCACTCTTAGGAATGGTCATCCTCTCTATCTTCACCATTATATAAACACCTTATTCAGAAACTATTAGCAAGCTTTTATTCTTATTTCAACATAATCTTTTAAATAAATGAAGGTTATATTTTTAGGTATAAATAGAGTCATAGATTATTAAGAATGAGTAACATTAAATTTGTCTAATTAATAATAGTGTTATGAGAGATAATTATGGATATAGATGAATATAGTCTAGATAATATAGTTGAAAGGCTGAAGAAGGAAACAGTAAGATTAGATGAAATTGATATACCATTGAAAAAGTTAATAAGATTTGCAAAACAATACATTGCAATCAATTTATGTTATGCATATATCCCAGAAGGAGACTTTAGAAAAAGAATAGACAAAAATAAAATCTATCAAATTTTGAATAAGTCAATAGTTCTATATACTAACGAGACTATAGATATGGTAATAAGGAATATGTATAGTATTGCAAATAGCTTTAATATTTTAGAGCGAAAATGTCAATCAATTATAAGAATAGAATATATGGATACAGCAATTAAATACCTTATAGTAATTACACCCAGTGATATTAAAATTCTTTCACCTATCTCACTAAATTCTTTTAATAATATTGCTGATGCTGTTGACTATATGTTAAATGATATAATCTCTAATAGAAAGATTGATAAGATATCATCTATTAAAATGATCTATCCCATAAATGGAGAAGAGCTCAAGTTAAAGATTGTATGTAGGTTTAATAAGGAGATTCTATATGCTGTTCTCATTAATAGTATAGTACTATGTCTACTAATTAAAAATCTGTGATGAGAATATCTGTCTAGTATTCGCGAAGAGTTCTCCGCTATGGACAGTAAGATTAGATTGAATAGGGGTTACTGAGATATAAAGATGGAGAAGGTTATTATGAGTATATAGAGATAATAATGTTAGCTTATATATCCCTCTAATCTAATTGTTGGAGCTTTTTCTGCTACAATGAATCCTTTCTCTATTGATATATTAAGTCCTAGATCTCTAGATATAGCATTTATTGATCTTAATGCAATAAATGGTATCTTTATTTCATGTGCTGCTACAGACTCCTTTAGTTCTCCATTTTCAATTAGATATAGCATTTCTGGAATCAATCTTATGTATCCTTTCTCTAGGGTGGCCATACTAATTTCATTTACATAAAAACCATTTCTTGTCTCCTCAATAATCTCCTTATCTTTCCAGTCACCTGGTTTCAATATTAATACACTATGAAATGGTATAGGTCTTGAGAATAATCCATATGCAGAGCCTGGTTCAGAGCCAAAGCTTTTAGCTGTGACTCTAGTGTGATGTAGATCTCTTACAACTCCTTCCTCTATTAGAGATCGTTTCCTTGTCCTTACACCCTCATCATCAAAAAATCTTATGGAGGGAGCCTCATAGTCATGAGGATCATCATAAAGTTCAACATCTTTAGAAGCAAGTTGTGTTCCAATAACTTTAGCGCTATATATATGTGAAGCATCGAGTAGATGAGAAATTTCATGTATTAACATAGCAGTACTTTGTTTACTTAAAACTATAGATGTTTTACCATATAGATATGGTTTAAGACCCTTTACCCCACTACTACTTCTTAATTTATCATGAGTCTCCCTAAATATACCATCTAAAATTTTTATAACATCTGTTTTTGACCAAGGTATTAAAGCTCTACGGCTTGCCGCAAGAAATGGAACACCATATACTGTTTTTCCAAGCATTGATATTTCAATATCTATAATCTTTCTATGCTCTACAGCTCTATCTCCATTTTCACGCTCAATTACCTTGCTTGTATTCCTCATAGTAAGAACTGCTTCACAACGTACATCCTCTAAAGCTTTTGTTTCTAGACACAGATTCTTGATCTCACTATGTAATTCATCTTCATCAGGAAACTCTCTCCCTATTTCAACATGACCTTTGAATAGTTCTGCCTCTGCAAATTCTCCACATATGTAGTCGTATCTTATCTTTCTATCCAATTTTTCTCTTAGAATACTGGGGTCATCACCATTTTGCATAGATACTATATACCAACAGCCATTAACATTAGCTCTATAGCCTATAACCTTAGCACTAAGCTTATTAAGCTCCATAGAGCCGTCTCTATATGCCAATTCAACTATCTTTTCACTATATATCACAGTATCTCTATATATCTCTGTCATAGAATCACTAAATAGATATAGTTATGTCTCTAAAAACCTTATATAGTTACAATACACTATATTATGATCTCGATAACATTATAGAATAGTATCAGATCACATAAATAACTTAATGATGTAATTGTATAGGGTATAGTCTTATTGAAAATGTTTAAAAAATGTGATAGTAAAACGTTCTAAGGTAAAGGGATTTGTGATGAAAACTAGTGTAGATTTGAGAAAGTTGGAGAAGATAAAAGAGGCTATTAGAGAGAAGGAGAAGATTGTGGTGATGTTTTCTGGAGGAGTTGATAGTACACTTTTAGCTAAGTTGGCCTATGATGTACTTGGCAATAATGCTATAGCAGTAACTATAGATTCTCCTGTAATACCTAGATCTGAAATTAGAGATGCTATACAAATAGCTAAACTGATAGGGATTCGCCATGAGGTTATAGAGATAGATGAATTGAGAAATAAATATTTGGTGGAGAATCCTCCAGATAGATGTTATTTATGTAGAAAGTTTAGAGATGCGATAGTTAAGAACTGGGCTAAGAGAATAGGGTTTGATGTTGTAGCTGATGGGCTACACTATACTGATTTGGAAGACTATAGACCTGGTATAGCTGCATCGACAGAAGATGGAATTTGGCACCCCTTTATTGAGTTCCAAGTCACAAAGGATGAAATTAGGGAGTATTCAAGGCTGCTAGGTCTTCCAACATGGAGTAAACCAAGTGTTGCATGTCTATGCTCTAGATTTCCATATGGATTTGGCTTAACTAGAGAGAGGGTAGAAATGGTAGAAAAAGCAGAAGAATTTCTAAAGAGTTTAGGCTTTAGAGAGGTCAGGGTTAGATACTTCCCATATAATATTGCCATAATAGAGGTGGATGATATTGAAAAAGCCATTAAAGAGAAAAATAGAATAATTGAACAGTTAAAAGCTATAGGATTTTCATTTATATCTGTAGATCTAGAGGGGTTTAAAAGTGGAAAACTGAATAGAACGGTACTATGGTATTATCTAAAGGAAGAAAAACATGATCAATCAAAACACCTATCTATACAATGAAGAGATTGTCATAATTAGCTATAAAGATTCTGTGATCAATAATATTTTAATCTTTAACAATATTCCAAACAATATTTCAATTGCCCTTTCTAATCTTTCAGCTTTATTATCTTATTATTATCTTAGAAGAAACTAGATACCGCTAATTCATTAAATATTTTAATCTATATAATATATGGATGGCGTAGGGCATTAATCTTAAAAAATGCTTCCCTAAGTCCATCTCTATTTATAGTAGGTCTTAGGAATGGTTTTAGGTCTATACCATTTCTAGCTAGTATACATGGTTTAAGAATTCCATCAGCTGAAAGTCTAATCCTATTGCAGTTTCTACAAAATTGTCTATTTCCTAACCATCTGACAAGCTCTATTTCAATTCCGTTATATAGAACATATACAGGTCGTGCATGTATATCTCTTATATATTTCTTTACAGCTATAGACTCAATGTATTTCTCAATAGTTTCTAACGATATATAGTATTTACTAAAAATATTCCTTGGAATGGTTATAGGTTCTAATTCTATAAATCTAATCTTTATATTTCCATTAAATCTTGATGCAAATTTTATAAACTCTAGATATTCATCATCATTAATATTCTTCAAAACAACAATATTTATTGTTAATGGGGTTAAACCTACATCTAATGCTTTTTTGATACCATCTAAAACTATTTCAAGTGAGTCTATCCCTGTTATATATCTATACTTCTCTCTCGATAACGAGGGGATGCTAACATTAATCCTTTTAAGACCTGCTTCAACAAGCTTCTCTGCTAAGATATGTAGAAAATATCCGTTTGTAGTCATCGATAAATCCTTTGGCTTTAACGAAGCTATTGATGATACTATCTCAATAATATCACGCCTTACTAATGGTTCACCACCTGTTATTTTAAACTCATTGATTCCAAGTTCCATGGCTATTTCTGCAATAGATCTAATTTCATTGGCATTCAAAAACTCCTTATGTCGATACACCCCCCAGCCCTCCATATGACAGTAGACACAGTGATAATTACATTCATGGGTAACACTAATCCTTAGATTCCTTAAGATTCTTCCGAAGTTATCTATAAGCAATAGATTTCAACCTTTATAGCATCATTCCTATGTTTAGCCTCATCTAGACATTAGCTAGGATAATAATCTGAAAATATAAATCTTCCTAAAATGACAAAATACTTATAACATTTGTTATCATTAGTGATAACTGTTATGAAGATATGTCTAGCTCTGGTATATGCAAAGGATAATAGATATACTGTAAATATTTTGAAAGCTGCAATAGAATACAAAGTACCTAATGTAGTAGTGTATACAGTTAGATGGGATGAGGACTATGATATTATTCAAAAAATTGCTATTCTAAATGAGAAATGTGAAAAGATGTTAATAGGATTTACATTTATGAGTACACAACTAATGTCTATAATTGACTATATAAAAATGATAAGAAGGGTATTCCCAAATGCCATTCTAATAGCTGGTGGACCGCATGCCTCTGGAGACCCTCTTGGAACATTAACTAATCTTGGCTTTGATCTAGTAGTCTATGGCGAGGGTGAGGATACTATGATTGAGATACTTTCATCGATAATCAATGGTGGTGATCCATATGTCTGTGGAACAGCATATATAGATGGTGGTAAAATGATAGTTAAGAAGAGATCTAGATATGTAGATCTAGATCAATATCCTCCCTTTCCATATTGGAGAAATACATTTAATCCTATAGAGATAATGCGTGGATGTTCAGCATCCTGCTATTTTTGCCAGGTTACATATCTCTATGGAGTTCCAAGATATAGAAGCATAGAGAGGATAGTATATTACAGTGAAATAATGTTGTCTTCAGGACTGAAAGATCTTAGATTTATAGCGCCAAACTCCCTCGGATATGGTAGTAGCAATGGTATTAAACCAGATAGTAAGGTCTTAGATCTTCTACATCAATTGAGGCTGTTAGCGAATAGATATGGGGGAAGAATATTTTTTGGTACGTTCCCTAGTGAGGTAAGACCTGATTCTGTTGAGGAAGATTTTATTAGGGAAATAAGAAGGTTTGTTGATAATAAGAGGATTATAGTAGGTGCCCAAAGTGGTTCCAATAGAATATTAAAAATTATACATAGGGGACATACATCAGAAGATATAGTAAATGCTGTACAAATCCTTACAAAATATGGCTTTGAGGTTGATATAGACTTGATTTTCGGCTTTCCATTTGAGACTAAGGATGATATAGAGGAGACTATGAAGCTTATAGAGA
Above is a genomic segment from Ignisphaera aggregans DSM 17230 containing:
- a CDS encoding Radical SAM domain protein (COGs: COG2896 Molybdenum cofactor biosynthesis protein~InterPro IPR010505:IPR007197:IPR006638~KEGG: sid:M164_1788 molybdenum cofactor biosynthesis protein A~PFAM: Radical SAM domain protein; molybdenum cofactor synthesis domain protein~SMART: Elongator protein 3/MiaB/NifB~SPTR: C4KIH7 Molybdenum cofactor biosynthesis protein A~PFAM: Molybdenum Cofactor Synthesis C; Radical SAM superfamily~TIGRFAM: probable molybdenum cofactor biosynthesis protein A, archaeal) gives rise to the protein MLIDNFGRILRNLRISVTHECNYHCVYCHMEGWGVYRHKEFLNANEIRSIAEIAMELGINEFKITGGEPLVRRDIIEIVSSIASLKPKDLSMTTNGYFLHILAEKLVEAGLKRINVSIPSLSREKYRYITGIDSLEIVLDGIKKALDVGLTPLTINIVVLKNINDDEYLEFIKFASRFNGNIKIRFIELEPITIPRNIFSKYYISLETIEKYIESIAVKKYIRDIHARPVYVLYNGIEIELVRWLGNRQFCRNCNRIRLSADGILKPCILARNGIDLKPFLRPTINRDGLREAFFKINALRHPYII
- a CDS encoding hypothetical protein (KEGG: hypothetical protein); amino-acid sequence: MDIDEYSLDNIVERLKKETVRLDEIDIPLKKLIRFAKQYIAINLCYAYIPEGDFRKRIDKNKIYQILNKSIVLYTNETIDMVIRNMYSIANSFNILERKCQSIIRIEYMDTAIKYLIVITPSDIKILSPISLNSFNNIADAVDYMLNDIISNRKIDKISSIKMIYPINGEELKLKIVCRFNKEILYAVLINSIVLCLLIKNL
- a CDS encoding PP-loop domain protein (COGs: COG1606 ATP-utilizing protein of the PP-loop superfamily~InterPro IPR011063:IPR018317:IPR005232~KEGG: trq:TRQ2_1824 PP-loop domain-containing protein~PFAM: PP-loop domain protein; Queuosine synthesis-like~SPTR: B1L8M3 PP-loop domain protein~PFAM: NAD synthase~TIGRFAM: conserved hypothetical protein TIGR00268), with the translated sequence MIVKRSKVKGFVMKTSVDLRKLEKIKEAIREKEKIVVMFSGGVDSTLLAKLAYDVLGNNAIAVTIDSPVIPRSEIRDAIQIAKLIGIRHEVIEIDELRNKYLVENPPDRCYLCRKFRDAIVKNWAKRIGFDVVADGLHYTDLEDYRPGIAASTEDGIWHPFIEFQVTKDEIREYSRLLGLPTWSKPSVACLCSRFPYGFGLTRERVEMVEKAEEFLKSLGFREVRVRYFPYNIAIIEVDDIEKAIKEKNRIIEQLKAIGFSFISVDLEGFKSGKLNRTVLWYYLKEEKHDQSKHLSIQ
- a CDS encoding hypothetical protein (KEGG: wsu:WS1927 signal transduction histidine kinase), with the protein product MVKIERMTIPKSEDDLRELTERISREMSEASEEEQHASEGEVESSGIIQGEIAHQLTHIQELLIHVIQSVREVRDSIDNLSITLRKNLRTLAYIWLLNSIDSEEIKKDLLDAIAKELGLDIKKKDKR
- a CDS encoding dUTP diphosphatase (COGs: COG0717 Deoxycytidine deaminase~KEGG: smr:Smar_1203 deoxyUTP pyrophosphatase~PRIAM: dUTP diphosphatase~SPTR: A3DNT8 DeoxyUTP pyrophosphatase~PFAM: dUTPase), with amino-acid sequence MPVLSPETLMKLFNVKEEDLDCGGLKLHLDKVFVPMGMGKISKESKTLPTYQEIQTNENNEYILGPGAYKIRYRELVKVPNNAIALALPRSTLLRMGATIYTAVWDPGYEGRGEGLMVVFNKDGIIIERGSQIAQLIFITLDRPTSFIYRGAYYRENIY
- a CDS encoding Radical SAM domain protein (COGs: COG1032 Fe-S oxidoreductase~InterPro IPR006158:IPR007197:IPR006638~KEGG: dka:DKAM_0030 Fe-S oxidoreductase family protein~PFAM: Radical SAM domain protein; cobalamin B12-binding domain protein~SMART: Elongator protein 3/MiaB/NifB~SPTR: B8D388 Fe-S oxidoreductase family protein~PFAM: Radical SAM superfamily; B12 binding domain) gives rise to the protein MKICLALVYAKDNRYTVNILKAAIEYKVPNVVVYTVRWDEDYDIIQKIAILNEKCEKMLIGFTFMSTQLMSIIDYIKMIRRVFPNAILIAGGPHASGDPLGTLTNLGFDLVVYGEGEDTMIEILSSIINGGDPYVCGTAYIDGGKMIVKKRSRYVDLDQYPPFPYWRNTFNPIEIMRGCSASCYFCQVTYLYGVPRYRSIERIVYYSEIMLSSGLKDLRFIAPNSLGYGSSNGIKPDSKVLDLLHQLRLLANRYGGRIFFGTFPSEVRPDSVEEDFIREIRRFVDNKRIIVGAQSGSNRILKIIHRGHTSEDIVNAVQILTKYGFEVDIDLIFGFPFETKDDIEETMKLIEKLKEYRTRFHLHTFIPLPGTPFIKLLPSPIDDALKHRLYKLIGEGRAYGYWISQEKLSKEIIELVRKNIIFDLEKNYRNAKMHLC
- a CDS encoding peptidase U62 modulator of DNA gyrase (COGs: COG0312 Zn-dependent protease and their inactivated homologs~InterPro IPR002510~KEGG: pmo:Pmob_1164 peptidase U62 modulator of DNA gyrase~PFAM: peptidase U62 modulator of DNA gyrase~SPTR: A9BHL0 Peptidase U62 modulator of DNA gyrase~PFAM: Putative modulator of DNA gyrase), whose product is MTEIYRDTVIYSEKIVELAYRDGSMELNKLSAKVIGYRANVNGCWYIVSMQNGDDPSILREKLDRKIRYDYICGEFAEAELFKGHVEIGREFPDEDELHSEIKNLCLETKALEDVRCEAVLTMRNTSKVIERENGDRAVEHRKIIDIEISMLGKTVYGVPFLAASRRALIPWSKTDVIKILDGIFRETHDKLRSSSGVKGLKPYLYGKTSIVLSKQSTAMLIHEISHLLDASHIYSAKVIGTQLASKDVELYDDPHDYEAPSIRFFDDEGVRTRKRSLIEEGVVRDLHHTRVTAKSFGSEPGSAYGLFSRPIPFHSVLILKPGDWKDKEIIEETRNGFYVNEISMATLEKGYIRLIPEMLYLIENGELKESVAAHEIKIPFIALRSINAISRDLGLNISIEKGFIVAEKAPTIRLEGYIS